A single genomic interval of Deltaproteobacteria bacterium harbors:
- a CDS encoding septum formation initiator family protein, with product MAAVAATTVLVGVVIFGSRGVLHLRTLTAEQDELDRRIAVLLHENAQLRNRIHRLRADDRTLERLAREQLGFTRPGEVIYRFGARSGSAPDVAP from the coding sequence ATGGCGGCGGTCGCGGCGACGACGGTGCTCGTCGGTGTCGTGATCTTCGGCAGCCGTGGCGTGCTTCATCTCCGGACGCTGACGGCGGAGCAGGACGAGCTCGATCGTCGCATCGCGGTCCTGTTGCACGAGAACGCTCAGCTCCGAAACCGGATTCATCGCCTGCGCGCCGACGACCGCACGCTCGAGCGTCTGGCGCGCGAGCAACTGGGATTCACGCGACCGGGCGAGGTCATCTATCGTTTCGGAGCTCGTTCGGGCTCTGCGCCGGACGTCGCTCCCTGA
- the eno gene encoding phosphopyruvate hydratase — protein MKIAKVHAREILDSRGNPTVEVDVTLNDGTLGRAAVPSGASTGEYEAVELRDGRDERYSGKGVRRAVDNVNKALARKLVGCDPRRQAEIDRLMIELDGTPNKKRFGANAILGVSLAVARAAAARSGKALYAYLGGARARVLPVPMFNILNGGAHADNTVDLQEFMVMPVGARSFADALRVGAEIFHALRAVLRGRRLSTGVGDEGGFAPNLASDEEALAAIMEAIGAAGYRAGTQVKIAIDAAASELWKDGRYVFKKSGAADRTQADMVDLYADWVDRYPIVSIEDGMAENDWDGWALLTKRLGRKIQLVGDDLFVTNPSRLRQGIEAGAANSILVKVNQIGTLTETLEAITVAREAGYTTVISHRSGETEDSTIADLAVAVNAGQIKTGSPCRGERTAKYNQLLRIEEALGRRATYPGAKAFMFRTPRRAARRR, from the coding sequence ATGAAGATCGCCAAGGTGCATGCGCGTGAGATCCTCGACTCGCGAGGGAATCCCACGGTCGAAGTCGACGTAACCCTGAACGACGGGACGCTCGGACGCGCCGCGGTTCCGTCCGGAGCATCGACCGGGGAGTACGAAGCGGTCGAGCTGCGCGACGGGCGGGACGAGCGCTACTCCGGCAAGGGCGTCAGGCGCGCCGTCGACAACGTGAACAAGGCGCTCGCGCGCAAGCTCGTCGGGTGCGATCCGCGGCGTCAGGCCGAGATCGATCGGCTGATGATCGAGCTCGACGGGACGCCGAACAAGAAGCGTTTCGGCGCGAACGCGATCCTCGGAGTGTCGCTCGCCGTCGCCCGGGCGGCTGCCGCGCGCTCCGGCAAGGCGCTCTACGCCTACCTCGGCGGCGCGCGCGCGCGCGTGCTTCCCGTTCCGATGTTCAACATCCTGAACGGCGGCGCGCATGCCGACAACACGGTCGATCTCCAGGAGTTCATGGTGATGCCGGTCGGCGCCCGATCCTTCGCGGACGCGCTGCGGGTGGGCGCCGAGATCTTCCACGCCTTGCGGGCGGTGTTGCGAGGCCGGAGGCTGTCGACCGGGGTCGGCGACGAGGGTGGCTTCGCGCCGAACCTCGCGTCCGACGAGGAGGCGCTGGCGGCCATCATGGAAGCGATCGGGGCCGCCGGCTATCGTGCCGGGACGCAGGTGAAGATCGCCATCGACGCGGCGGCAAGCGAGCTCTGGAAGGACGGCCGCTACGTGTTCAAGAAATCGGGCGCCGCCGATCGCACACAGGCCGACATGGTCGACCTGTATGCCGACTGGGTCGACCGGTACCCCATCGTCTCGATCGAGGACGGCATGGCCGAGAACGATTGGGACGGGTGGGCGCTCCTCACGAAACGCTTGGGGCGCAAGATCCAGCTCGTCGGCGACGACCTGTTCGTCACCAATCCGAGCCGGCTCCGCCAGGGTATCGAGGCGGGTGCCGCCAACTCCATCCTGGTCAAGGTGAATCAGATCGGGACGCTCACGGAGACCCTCGAGGCGATCACCGTCGCGCGCGAGGCCGGCTACACGACCGTCATTTCGCACCGCTCCGGCGAGACCGAGGACTCCACGATCGCCGACCTCGCGGTCGCCGTGAACGCGGGCCAGATCAAGACCGGCAGTCCGTGTCGGGGCGAGCGCACGGCGAAATACAATCAGTTGCTGCGCATCGAAGAAGCCCTCGGCCGACGGGCGACGTACCCGGGCGCGAAAGCCTTCATGTTCCGGACCCCGCGTCGCGCGGCGCGGCGGCGCTAG
- a CDS encoding alpha/beta hydrolase — protein MPTDLSGITVDVARAEASRFRHPLLLLHGLWTGGWIWRDFSAYLAHRGWDAWVPSFLSGREAPGVESRRRALLDVCRDLPAPPVVVAHDAGLVFADLIARDLPLPAIVAIAPLALRRPAVWNRPRWWSAALGGDRVAPPEGAADPFASGISEADVRRLRTDSGELFRRVGLREREPGRLVLPGLVVAAEADPAARLADCRGLAAQRSWDLRIQAVSSHFPMLGRSATRLADSVHRWIVRTLGADLLAWVEDDEPDE, from the coding sequence ATGCCGACCGATCTCTCCGGAATCACCGTCGACGTCGCGCGCGCCGAGGCATCCCGCTTCCGGCACCCGCTGTTGCTGCTGCACGGGTTGTGGACCGGAGGATGGATCTGGCGCGATTTCTCCGCGTACCTCGCGCATCGCGGATGGGACGCATGGGTTCCGTCCTTCCTTTCCGGACGCGAGGCGCCCGGCGTGGAGAGCCGCCGGCGCGCGCTCCTCGATGTCTGTCGTGATCTTCCCGCTCCGCCGGTCGTCGTGGCGCACGACGCCGGCTTGGTGTTCGCCGATCTCATCGCCCGTGATCTCCCCCTGCCGGCAATCGTCGCGATCGCACCGCTCGCGCTCCGTCGCCCGGCCGTCTGGAATCGGCCGCGCTGGTGGAGCGCCGCGCTCGGAGGAGACCGGGTCGCACCGCCGGAAGGTGCGGCGGATCCGTTCGCGAGCGGGATTTCCGAAGCGGACGTCCGCCGTCTGCGAACCGATTCGGGAGAGCTCTTTCGGCGCGTGGGCTTACGGGAGCGCGAGCCGGGACGGCTCGTGCTCCCCGGGCTCGTGGTGGCCGCGGAGGCGGATCCCGCGGCGCGGCTCGCGGACTGTCGAGGTCTCGCCGCGCAACGATCCTGGGACTTGAGGATCCAGGCGGTCTCCAGTCATTTCCCGATGCTCGGCCGTTCGGCGACCCGTCTCGCGGACAGCGTCCATCGCTGGATCGTGCGGACGCTCGGCGCCGACCTCCTCGCCTGGGTCGAGGACGATGAGCCCGACGAGTGA
- a CDS encoding SCP2 sterol-binding domain-containing protein, with protein MPRPFTNTKDVMADMPNVFNAGAAKGLKAVYQFDLTGDNGGKYNLAIDDGKLTTGEGSHASPNITITMAASDYLDMVNGKLNPQMAFMSGKLKIAGDMGLAMKMQQLFPMS; from the coding sequence ATGCCACGACCATTTACCAACACGAAGGACGTGATGGCGGACATGCCGAACGTGTTCAACGCCGGCGCCGCGAAGGGTTTGAAGGCCGTCTACCAGTTCGATCTGACTGGGGACAACGGCGGCAAGTACAACCTCGCCATCGATGACGGCAAGCTGACGACCGGCGAAGGCTCGCATGCGTCGCCGAACATCACGATCACCATGGCGGCGAGCGACTACCTCGACATGGTGAACGGAAAGCTGAACCCGCAGATGGCGTTCATGAGCGGCAAGCTCAAGATCGCGGGCGACATGGGCCTCGCGATGAAGATGCAGCAGCTCTTCCCGATGAGCTGA
- a CDS encoding phosphoadenylyl-sulfate reductase: protein MLKVAPHEEDVAALALRFEEAEPAEILQWTVDRYAPDAVLTCSFQHEGVVLTHMLQSIAPATPVVFINTGYHFPETLAYRDLLVERLGFNLVEVAPAVGKEDVERAHGPDLFRHDPDRCCEINKVEPLRRALRNVRAWMNGRRRDQAATRNALPVIEELKNGIMKVNPLVRWRARDTYEYMQRHDLPLHPLFERGYASIGCAPCTRPVLAGEDERAGRWAGRDKIECGIHSAFNDRGRDI from the coding sequence ATGTTGAAAGTCGCCCCCCATGAAGAGGACGTCGCGGCCCTGGCCCTCCGTTTCGAGGAAGCCGAGCCCGCCGAGATCCTCCAGTGGACGGTCGACCGATACGCCCCCGACGCCGTTCTCACCTGCTCCTTCCAGCACGAAGGCGTCGTGCTCACCCACATGCTGCAGTCGATCGCGCCGGCGACCCCGGTCGTCTTCATCAACACGGGCTACCACTTCCCCGAGACCCTGGCGTATCGCGACCTTCTCGTCGAACGCCTCGGATTCAATCTCGTGGAGGTCGCGCCGGCCGTCGGCAAGGAAGACGTCGAGCGCGCGCACGGGCCCGACCTCTTTCGCCACGACCCCGATCGCTGCTGCGAGATCAACAAGGTCGAGCCGCTGCGGCGGGCCCTCAGAAACGTGCGCGCCTGGATGAACGGTCGGCGCCGCGACCAGGCCGCCACCCGCAATGCCTTGCCCGTGATCGAGGAGCTGAAGAACGGGATCATGAAGGTGAACCCGCTGGTCCGATGGCGCGCCCGTGACACCTACGAGTACATGCAGCGCCACGACCTGCCGCTGCATCCGCTCTTCGAACGCGGCTACGCCAGCATCGGCTGTGCCCCCTGTACGCGACCCGTGCTCGCGGGGGAGGACGAGCGCGCCGGACGGTGGGCCGGCCGGGACAAGATCGAGTGCGGCATCCACAGCGCCTTCAACGATCGCGGCCGCGACATCTGA
- a CDS encoding patatin-like phospholipase family protein, protein MGITIVQKSDLTVRKRNPRIALVLAGGAISGGGFKLGGLKAFDDFLVNRKTTDFDIYVGLSAGAFLAAPLASGVTPPEMLRSLEGSSEEFTQFRAFDFYQPNYAEFVERPLRYVLDLAAFIPGSILDLVAKSPALAETIADPVRDFVRAPSISHAADVLRPLGQALLAGRPFPFPLDYLPSGLFDNVTIERYLRDNLERRRMPNGFKALFQARKRELYISAMNLDSAERVVFGHDEDSSLSISEAVQASTALPGFYRPARIRGIDYVDGGVRRTANIDVAIDHGADLVICYNPFRPFSNRVVRKYDPQKDDYVAEGVQLADRGMLTILNQVLRTLLHSRLQLGLRQYQDDPNFKGDIILIEPTEKDLDFFQMTPIAFWERRRAAQHGYESVTQSIEIHYDMIRRIMESYGILMTRKTVSEGMQRMRTGETPEEATDFLTREVPSRAISVAKA, encoded by the coding sequence ATGGGCATCACGATCGTCCAGAAGAGCGACCTCACCGTCCGCAAACGCAACCCGCGGATCGCCCTCGTGCTCGCCGGGGGTGCGATCAGCGGCGGCGGCTTCAAGCTCGGCGGCTTGAAGGCATTCGACGACTTCCTGGTCAACCGCAAGACGACCGACTTCGACATCTACGTCGGCCTCTCCGCGGGCGCGTTCCTCGCGGCGCCCCTCGCGAGCGGCGTCACGCCGCCCGAGATGCTGCGCAGCCTCGAGGGCAGCTCCGAGGAGTTCACGCAGTTCCGGGCGTTCGACTTCTACCAGCCGAACTACGCGGAGTTCGTCGAGCGCCCCCTCCGCTACGTGCTCGACCTGGCCGCCTTCATCCCGGGCTCCATCCTCGATCTCGTCGCCAAGAGCCCCGCCCTCGCCGAAACCATCGCGGACCCGGTGCGCGATTTCGTACGGGCTCCGTCGATCTCCCACGCGGCCGACGTGCTGCGACCGCTCGGGCAGGCACTGCTCGCCGGCCGCCCTTTTCCGTTCCCGCTCGACTACCTGCCGTCGGGCCTCTTCGACAACGTGACCATCGAGCGCTACCTGCGCGACAACCTGGAACGGCGACGCATGCCGAACGGTTTCAAGGCGCTCTTCCAGGCACGCAAGCGGGAGCTCTACATCTCGGCGATGAACCTCGACTCCGCCGAACGCGTCGTATTCGGCCACGACGAGGACAGCTCGCTCTCCATTTCCGAGGCAGTGCAGGCCTCGACCGCTCTCCCCGGCTTCTACCGCCCCGCGCGCATCCGCGGCATCGACTACGTCGACGGCGGCGTGCGCCGCACGGCCAACATCGACGTCGCGATCGACCACGGCGCCGACCTCGTCATCTGCTACAACCCGTTCCGCCCCTTCTCGAACCGCGTGGTGCGCAAGTACGATCCGCAGAAGGACGACTACGTCGCCGAGGGCGTGCAGCTCGCCGATCGCGGGATGCTCACCATCCTGAACCAGGTGCTCCGCACCCTCCTGCACTCGCGGCTCCAGCTCGGGCTCCGTCAGTACCAGGACGATCCCAACTTCAAGGGCGACATCATCCTGATCGAGCCGACCGAGAAGGACCTCGATTTCTTCCAGATGACGCCGATCGCGTTCTGGGAGCGCCGCCGGGCGGCGCAGCACGGATACGAGTCGGTGACGCAGTCGATCGAGATCCACTACGACATGATCCGCCGGATCATGGAGAGCTACGGCATCCTCATGACCCGGAAGACCGTCAGCGAGGGCATGCAGCGGATGCGGACGGGCGAGACCCCCGAGGAAGCGACGGACTTCCTGACGCGCGAGGTGCCCTCGCGCGCCATCTCGGTCGCGAAAGCGTAG